One part of the Lycium ferocissimum isolate CSIRO_LF1 chromosome 8, AGI_CSIRO_Lferr_CH_V1, whole genome shotgun sequence genome encodes these proteins:
- the LOC132067568 gene encoding sulfhydryl oxidase 2-like isoform X2 codes for MNCSLFLVFLILSVSITVSSGSHQRAILRAIIKENNNKDGDFAIDLNATNFDSLLKETPSPYAIVEFFANWCPACRNYKPHYEKVARLFNGADASHPGIILMTRVDCALMINSILCDKFSVGRFPMLFWGPPKKFVGSGWDPKQEKSEILPIENFRTADSLLEWINKQLGSSYGLDDDGKYEKEHLQTNTSNPDQIAKAIYDIEEATSTAFGIILAHKMIKPATRASLIKFLQLLVAHHPSKSCRKGSADVLVNFDDMCPPETMSVNNEEAESCSKKGALGNYQICGNEVPRGYWMYCRGSRNYTRGFSCGLWVLLHSLSIRVEDGESDMAFRSTCDFIHNFFICDECRQHFYEMCSSVSSPFKKARDFALWLWSAHNKVNERLMKEEASLGTGDPEFPKAIWPPKHLCSSCYFSPSKMSKENSKINWDEDEVFKFLVSYYGRKLVTLHKDKEQKSADQTEKIVTEELVASTHAVVVPVGAALAIAVASCAFGALAYIWRSRQKNRKPRRSWN; via the exons ATGaattgttcattatttttggtATTCTTGATTCTATCAGTTTCAATTACTGTTTCAAGTGGATCTCATCAACGTGCAATTCTTAGGgcaatcataaaagaaaataataacaaagatggtgactttgctattgatttgaATGCCACCAACTTCGATTCTCTACTTAAAGAAACTCCTTCCCCTTATGCCATTGTTGAATTTTTTGCTAACTG GTGTCCCGCCTGTAGAAATTATAAG CCACACTATGAAAAGGTTGCAAGACTCTTCAACGGGGCAGATGCTAGTCATCCAGGAATCATATTAATGACAAGGGTAGATTGTGCATTGATG ATAAATTCTATTCTTTGTGACAAATTCTCTGTGGGGCGTTTCCCAATGCTTTTTTGGGGCCCTCCTAAGAAGTTTGTTGGCAGTGGCTGggatccaaaacaagaaaagagtGAAATACTTCCTATTGAAAATTTTCGAACTGCTGATAGCTTGCTTGAGTGGATCAACAAACAATTGGGAAG TTCATATGGCTTGGATGATGATGGAAAATACGAGAAAGAGCATCTTCAGACAAACACCTCAAATCCTGACCAG ATTGCCAAAGCTATCTATGATATCGAGGAGGCAACATCTACTGCCTTTGGTATTATCTTAGCCCACAAG ATGATTAAACCAGCAACTCGGGCATCACTTATAaagtttcttcaacttttgGTGGCTCATCACCCTTCTAAGAG CTGCCGGAAGGGGAGTGCGGATGTACTTGTTAACTTCGATGATATGTGTCCACCAGAGACGATGTCGGTTAATAATGAGGAAGCTGAAAGTTGTAGCAAAAAGGGCGCTCTGGGAAATTACCAGATTTGTGGTAACGAGGTTCCTCGTGGATATTGG ATGTATTGTCGTGGCAGCAGGAATTATACAAGAGGTTTTAG TTGCGGCTTGTGGGTTTTGTTACACTCACTCTCCATAAGAGTGGAGGATGGAGAAAGTGACATGGCATTCAGAAGTACATGTGATTTTATACACAACTTTTTCATTTGTGACGAATGTAGGCAACACTTTTATGAAATGTGTTCAAG CGTATCTAGTCCATTCAAGAAAGCACGTGATTTCGCCCTCTGGTTGTGGAGTGCTCACAATAAGGTCAATGAGAGACTAATGAAAGAAGAAGCATCCCTAGGAACCGGTGATCCTGAATTTCCGAAAGCTATTTGGCCTCCAAAACACCTTTGTTCCTCGTGTTATTTCAGCCCAAGCAAAATGAGTAAGGAAAATAGTAAGATCAATTGGGATGAGGACGAGGTCTTCAAGTTTTTGGTCAGTTACTATGGGAGAAAACTAGTAACTCTCCACAAGGACAAGGAACAAAAAAGTGCTGATCAAACCGAAAAAATAGTTACCGAAGAGTTGGTAGCCTCAACACATGCAGTTGTGGTTCCAGTAGGGGCCGCATTGGCTATTGCAGTTGCGAGCTGTGCATTCGGAGCGCTTGCCTACATCTGGCGGTCACGGCAAAAGAACCggaa GCCACGAAGAAGCTGGAACTGA
- the LOC132067568 gene encoding sulfhydryl oxidase 2-like isoform X1: MNCSLFLVFLILSVSITVSSGSHQRAILRAIIKENNNKDGDFAIDLNATNFDSLLKETPSPYAIVEFFANWCPACRNYKPHYEKVARLFNGADASHPGIILMTRVDCALMINSILCDKFSVGRFPMLFWGPPKKFVGSGWDPKQEKSEILPIENFRTADSLLEWINKQLGSSYGLDDDGKYEKEHLQTNTSNPDQIAKAIYDIEEATSTAFGIILAHKMIKPATRASLIKFLQLLVAHHPSKSCRKGSADVLVNFDDMCPPETMSVNNEEAESCSKKGALGNYQICGNEVPRGYWMYCRGSRNYTRGFSCGLWVLLHSLSIRVEDGESDMAFRSTCDFIHNFFICDECRQHFYEMCSSVSSPFKKARDFALWLWSAHNKVNERLMKEEASLGTGDPEFPKAIWPPKHLCSSCYFSPSKMSKENSKINWDEDEVFKFLVSYYGRKLVTLHKDKEQKSADQTEKIVTEELVASTHAVVVPVGAALAIAVASCAFGALAYIWRSRQKNRKYKYMYSLKNI; the protein is encoded by the exons ATGaattgttcattatttttggtATTCTTGATTCTATCAGTTTCAATTACTGTTTCAAGTGGATCTCATCAACGTGCAATTCTTAGGgcaatcataaaagaaaataataacaaagatggtgactttgctattgatttgaATGCCACCAACTTCGATTCTCTACTTAAAGAAACTCCTTCCCCTTATGCCATTGTTGAATTTTTTGCTAACTG GTGTCCCGCCTGTAGAAATTATAAG CCACACTATGAAAAGGTTGCAAGACTCTTCAACGGGGCAGATGCTAGTCATCCAGGAATCATATTAATGACAAGGGTAGATTGTGCATTGATG ATAAATTCTATTCTTTGTGACAAATTCTCTGTGGGGCGTTTCCCAATGCTTTTTTGGGGCCCTCCTAAGAAGTTTGTTGGCAGTGGCTGggatccaaaacaagaaaagagtGAAATACTTCCTATTGAAAATTTTCGAACTGCTGATAGCTTGCTTGAGTGGATCAACAAACAATTGGGAAG TTCATATGGCTTGGATGATGATGGAAAATACGAGAAAGAGCATCTTCAGACAAACACCTCAAATCCTGACCAG ATTGCCAAAGCTATCTATGATATCGAGGAGGCAACATCTACTGCCTTTGGTATTATCTTAGCCCACAAG ATGATTAAACCAGCAACTCGGGCATCACTTATAaagtttcttcaacttttgGTGGCTCATCACCCTTCTAAGAG CTGCCGGAAGGGGAGTGCGGATGTACTTGTTAACTTCGATGATATGTGTCCACCAGAGACGATGTCGGTTAATAATGAGGAAGCTGAAAGTTGTAGCAAAAAGGGCGCTCTGGGAAATTACCAGATTTGTGGTAACGAGGTTCCTCGTGGATATTGG ATGTATTGTCGTGGCAGCAGGAATTATACAAGAGGTTTTAG TTGCGGCTTGTGGGTTTTGTTACACTCACTCTCCATAAGAGTGGAGGATGGAGAAAGTGACATGGCATTCAGAAGTACATGTGATTTTATACACAACTTTTTCATTTGTGACGAATGTAGGCAACACTTTTATGAAATGTGTTCAAG CGTATCTAGTCCATTCAAGAAAGCACGTGATTTCGCCCTCTGGTTGTGGAGTGCTCACAATAAGGTCAATGAGAGACTAATGAAAGAAGAAGCATCCCTAGGAACCGGTGATCCTGAATTTCCGAAAGCTATTTGGCCTCCAAAACACCTTTGTTCCTCGTGTTATTTCAGCCCAAGCAAAATGAGTAAGGAAAATAGTAAGATCAATTGGGATGAGGACGAGGTCTTCAAGTTTTTGGTCAGTTACTATGGGAGAAAACTAGTAACTCTCCACAAGGACAAGGAACAAAAAAGTGCTGATCAAACCGAAAAAATAGTTACCGAAGAGTTGGTAGCCTCAACACATGCAGTTGTGGTTCCAGTAGGGGCCGCATTGGCTATTGCAGTTGCGAGCTGTGCATTCGGAGCGCTTGCCTACATCTGGCGGTCACGGCAAAAGAACCggaagtataaatatatgtactcTTTAAAGAATATATGA